In one Arachis duranensis cultivar V14167 chromosome 9, aradu.V14167.gnm2.J7QH, whole genome shotgun sequence genomic region, the following are encoded:
- the LOC107464735 gene encoding uncharacterized protein LOC107464735 — protein sequence MLSKVACDQENSKKPKTLEEIRDKATGQIEIEELRETRRSEKLPSRKDDDKPNRSIIKDNRKSFKLTPRFDSYTRFNARREDIINDILHNRLIKPPVKAGTYQDQKYVDKEKHCAFHQKFGHTTDECVVAKDLLERLERQGLLDKYIGSRSQKETVDTRGFAGGGMTNAARKRSYRAMMAMEKTQQDCSVPNSPANIRFSTSDLKSRVPKLDDPMVISVNMGEMTMKKVLLDPESSADVLFYSTFKKMQPRDKSLQPSGGELAGFSGERVPISGYIWLRTTLGEPPNSKTLDIQFLVVDCASPYNVIFGRPSLNSFGAIVSTIHLCIKFLLQDDRIATVHADRREARQCYNASLKITKEGIPRINSVYNSEHTPQLAEMETTTATLHQQTI from the exons ATGCTATCAAAAGTGGCCTGCGACCAGGAAAATTCCAAGAAGCCGAAGACGTTAGAAGAAATCCGAGATAAGGCCACAGGACAGATCGAGATAGAGGAATTGCGGGAAACACGGAGGAGTGAAAAACTGCCATCACGAAAAGATGATGACAAGCCGAACAGGTCTATTATTAAAGATAATAGAAAATCTTTTAAACTAACTCCAAGATTTGACTCATATACCAGGTTCAACGCAAGAAGAGAGGACATCATAAATGACATATTGCACAACAGACTCATAAAGCCACCAGTAAAAGCAGGAACATATCAAGATCAAAAGTACgtagacaaagaaaagcattgTGCATTCCACCAGAAGTTCGGTCACACCACGGATGAGTGTGTAGTAGCAAAGGACCTATTGGAGAGACTGGAAAGACAAGGACTGCTAGACAAGTACATCGGCTCAAGGAGCCAGAAGGAAACAGTTGACACGA GAGGTTTCGCCGGAGGAGGAATGACAAATGCGGCAAGAAAGCGAAGCTACAGGGCCATGATGGCAATGGAAAAGACGCAGCAAGATTGTTCGGTCCCGAATTCTCCGGCCAACATCAGATTCAGTACATCCGACTTAAAATCACGAGTTCCAAAGCTAGACGACCCAATGGTAATCTCGGTAAACATGGGAGAAATGACAATGAAAAAGGTGTTACTTGATCCAGAAAGCAGCGCCGATGTCTTGTTCTACTCCACATTCAAGAAAATGCAGCCAAGAGATAAGTCATTACAGCCATCAGGAGGAGAACTAGCAGGCTTTTCAGGCGAAAGAGTACCCATATCAGGATACATCTGGCTGAGAACAACATTAGGAGAACCCCCAAACTCCAAAACACTGGACATTCAGTTCCTAGTGGTCGACTGCGCTAGTCCTTACAATGTCATCTTCGGACGACCATCGTTAAACTCCTTCGGAGCAATTGTTTCCACCATCCATTTGTGTATCAAGTTTCTCTTGCAGGATGACAGAATAGCAACAGTCCACGCCGATCGTAGGGAGGCCAGACAATGCTACAATGCTAGCTTGAAGATCACAAAGGAAGGCATCCCGAGAATCAATTCGGTATATAACTCGGAGCATACCCCGCAACTAGCTGAGATGGAGACGACCACAGCCACCCTTCACCAACAGACGATCTAG